AGCACAGGCCACGAAGTTTGTGGTCAAACGTGGATAGATGAGACGGGAACAATCGATGATGACTGCAGGCAGAATGAACCTCATTATCATGAGAGGACCACCCTTTCCCATCCCGAGCAGGACCGCCACAATGCCTGTTACCACACCCACAATAGTTGCAGACCACATCCTCGGAACACAGGCGGCGGCAAGAAGGAGAAAAAAACACATAAAGAACATGGCATGGCCGGGAATATTAAGATGAAGCCTCAACCCTGCCCGCGTTATGACGATGAAGACAGCGCAAAAACCAAGAAATATGGCATCCTTCAGACTGAATCTCTCGAAGAAATACCGGTCCCACCGGTTCATCCGTGATTCTTTCTTCTGTTCATTCTTTTTATTATTATCCATTTTTTATCCTCCTTCAGGATGTCTTTTTCTTGAGCAGTTTTGTTGTACGCCTTTTCTCTTGGTCGGTCATCGGCATGATTGTAATGTCCATCTGCGGCGATATGTTTCACCTTGCGCCCTCCGACGTACGTTCAGTACGCCTACGGCCTGCAAGGCTTGCATCTCATCCACATCTGAGACATTGCTGCCATGCCGCTGACCACTCAACCCGGATTCACATATACACTTATGTGAATCCGGAATAAAGAAGGGGGTGAGTTTCTTTATTTTCATTTCTATTTTCTACCTCCCCCTAATTTATCTTTGTAGAGGCTTGCCTTTGCTTAATCTTCATACCAATTTATCATGTAACTTTTGACAATACCCCTTACTTTGTAAGAGTCTGCTTTTAATCAATCTTCAGACTAATTATTCATTCAACTTTTTGGCAAGACCCATTTATTTAATCTGTTCATCGTCCGGACTGGCTGCATCCTGCGCTGAACTGCTTCGCGGTCGGCGCCGGGTATCGAAGCCCCTTGCTTCGGCAGAAAGGGCTGCTTCTTCCGCAGTCTTGATTGCCCGGACCAAGAGTGGAATAAAGAGACAATTAAATAGGTCTTTCCAGTTCCGGGGATCAATCAGATCACGGGGCGCCACCGAAGCGCCCCTGAGTCTCTGCATGAGAGCTATCTCCTCGATTTCTCGGACAAAAAAGGGGACAAAGCGAAGACTTGTGATGATTATAAAGACAAGGCTAACCGGCATGATTTTCTTCAAACCTGCCATGATCTCGGAACTCCTCGTAGTGCGGAGGAACAGGGCATTCGGCAGGAAAAAAAGGAGGATCTGAAAGCCTATCTTTAATCCCGGCCCCAGTCCCTTTGCCACGCCGTCCCTGATCAGGTAAAGAGCAACAATGATAGGAATCTGAATGATGAAGAGTCGAACATCGCCCCAGAATCCTGCTATTCCGAGGCGTGCGACTCCGTAAAGCACCATAATCACCGCCAGAATGGCAGGGATAGTCCATGGTCCCCGCGCAGCTACGGCAGCGGCCGACAAAGCAAGGGCAAAGACGAGTTTCCATCCGCCGCCAAGACGATGGATCGGAGAGTCGTGATACTGGAACTGAAAAGCATTGTGGAGCGCTCCATATTCTTTCATGTCATTGAATCCTCAGTAAGCTTTCCCGCTTCCATAAAATAGGAGCGGTCTGCCCAGGCAGGGTCAACAAGCGGATCGTGGGATGTGAGGATTACGGTACAACCCCGTTGATCACCGTAGTCTTTCAGTATGTCGAGCATCCTGTACCTGAACTCGAATTCGAGGCCTGAGAAAGGTTCATCCAGAAGGAATATCTGCGGGTTCAGGGCTATCAGTGAAGCCAGGGTAATCCGGTGCTGCTGACCATAGCTCAGAGCGAATGGGGAACGGCTGTCAAAACCAAGCATGTCGCATAAGGCAAGAGCCTCTGTTGTGCGGGCATCTATTTGATCTGAAGTGAGGTTTTGTCTTTTTAGCGAAAAAGCCAGTTCCTCACGGACTGTGCTTTCGAATATCTGGCGCACCGGGTTTTGGAGCAGTAAGCCCACCTTTCCCCTGAGCTTTTCCGGCCTGGGTTTTATCAAACCCAGCACGTTGATAGATCCCGAATCCGGTTGCAACAGGCCGGTAATTAACTTGAACAAAGTCGATTTTCCCGCGCCGTTGTCCCCGCATATGTGGATACGCTCGCCCGCGTAAACCTTCATTGAAAGATCGACAATCACAGGTTGTCCTTTTTGCCGGGCGAAACACACCGCGTCGAGATCGACAACAGGTTCGCCGCGTGCCGCTCGATCCCGCGGGTGCGAGCCTGCATGGCCTGCCCGGTCAATCTCCCGGAAGGGTGCCTCATACGTCTCCTTCTCAATCATGCCGCTGTCGATGCAAATAAACCGGTCCACAATATCCGCATAGGGGCGCACATCGTGATCAGCCACAATGATAGTATAGGAACGTTCTTTCAAACCTCTAAGGATGGACTGGAGGGCTGTCTTTCCCCTCGCATCCAATTGGGCTGTGGGCTCATCGAGGAGAAGAATGGACGGCTCCATTGACAGGACCGCTGCGAGAGTCAAACGGTGTTTTTCGCCGGCAGAGAGTCCTTCCACGTTTCTCGTTTCGTAGCCAATAAGCCCGACTGCTTCAAGCGCTCTGCCCACTCTTTCGTCAATCTCATGGGCCGGGATATTCAAGTTAGAGGGTCCAAAGGCTACCTCGTCCGCCACCGTCGTGGAAAGTATCTGTGAATCTGCATTCTGTAAAACAATCCCTATAGAGGGCCACGCTGCACCTCCGTCCATCCGGCACTCACCGGTAAGTATCCCCCCTTCAAGAAGACCTGAAATGGCAAGCAGCAACGTGCTCTTTCCAGACCCTGACCGTCCTGTGAGGCAAAGGCATTCACCTTGTCTAATAGAGAGCGATATATTGTGGAGGGCATCTGTCTTTGCTCCAGGATATCGGTAGGATAAGTCAACGACGTCCAGGCCGCCTGATGGGGCGGTATTTGCCGGTTGATTAGACATGGCATAAGACGATTCCTTCAAAGACATTCAATCCTGCATTGCAAATAAAACGGGAAGCGCGGCCCTGCAGGCGATGGGAACACCATTTCTCTTCGCGGGCAGAAACGTCGACCGCTTGAGTGCTTCCATCACCGGCTGGACAAATATTTTATCTGTTGCTTCCACCACTTCTGATTTTATAAGTTTGCCTTTTTCGTCGATTGTCACAATGACAACCACCTTTCCTTCCTTACCGCGCTTTCTTGCCGAGAAGGGATATTCAGGAATCTCATGGTGAAGAAACCGCGGACCGTCGGCTGTTCCGAACCGGCCGCTCCAGGGTCCTCCTTCTCCTCCGCCTCCACCACCGCCGCTGCCTGTACCGGTCCCGGTGCCGCCGCTCCCGAATCCTATTTTGTCTCCTCCTAAATTCAACCCGGCTACAGCCACTCCTTTGCCGTCTGCCTGACCATGGCTGTCAACGGCCTGTGCAATAACCTGCTCGTCCGCCACGTTCCCTGGACCGGCAGGCCCGGGCTCTTTCTTTTTTTCCATTTCACCCGGCTTAGTCAGCCCTGGTATAGAGGTTTTTTTACCCGGCATAGGAGCAGACTTTTCCGGGCCGGGAGCACCGGGCAGGCGTTTACTTGTGAAACTAAGCATTGGCGGAGGAGCCGCCTCCGGACTCATCACTATCACATCTATGGCCCTTTCATTAGCCGTCTCCGGAACCCTCTTAGACAAGGGTATGCAGAGCACCGAGGCATGAATTGCCAAAGCAATGGCTATGTACTTCATCCAGACGGACCTGTTGCCCGGAATGATTTTCACTTCGCTAAATATGCTTTCGTTCATTTCAGACCTGTAATCAACAATAATACTAACCAGCGGCTTATCGCGGAGCAATTCATTCCCCGAAATTGCGGGGCCGCGGTTCACTCCAACTCCAATGAGGGAATAAATATAACATAATGAGGGTAAAAGTTGTAGGTTTTAGTTGGTTCCAGTCCGGATAAGGTACTTTTCCGCACCGGCAAAGCAGCCTGCGGGGTAACATATTTTTACCAGGTTGTCCTATGGGGCTAAAAATCTTCTTGGATTACAAAAAATGTCGTATTTTTCCTACAGACAAATAATGTAAAAAAGTGTATGTTAGACAATGTGGAACTAAAACTTACTTATAACTACAAATAAGTACAAGAACAATAAAGCAATTTCTTAGGAGGAACTATGAAAAAGATATTATTATTAAGTTTAGTATTGGTTTTTTGTATGG
The genomic region above belongs to Pseudomonadota bacterium and contains:
- a CDS encoding energy-coupling factor transporter transmembrane component T → MKEYGALHNAFQFQYHDSPIHRLGGGWKLVFALALSAAAVAARGPWTIPAILAVIMVLYGVARLGIAGFWGDVRLFIIQIPIIVALYLIRDGVAKGLGPGLKIGFQILLFFLPNALFLRTTRSSEIMAGLKKIMPVSLVFIIITSLRFVPFFVREIEEIALMQRLRGASVAPRDLIDPRNWKDLFNCLFIPLLVRAIKTAEEAALSAEARGFDTRRRPRSSSAQDAASPDDEQIK
- a CDS encoding ABC transporter ATP-binding protein; the protein is MSLKESSYAMSNQPANTAPSGGLDVVDLSYRYPGAKTDALHNISLSIRQGECLCLTGRSGSGKSTLLLAISGLLEGGILTGECRMDGGAAWPSIGIVLQNADSQILSTTVADEVAFGPSNLNIPAHEIDERVGRALEAVGLIGYETRNVEGLSAGEKHRLTLAAVLSMEPSILLLDEPTAQLDARGKTALQSILRGLKERSYTIIVADHDVRPYADIVDRFICIDSGMIEKETYEAPFREIDRAGHAGSHPRDRAARGEPVVDLDAVCFARQKGQPVIVDLSMKVYAGERIHICGDNGAGKSTLFKLITGLLQPDSGSINVLGLIKPRPEKLRGKVGLLLQNPVRQIFESTVREELAFSLKRQNLTSDQIDARTTEALALCDMLGFDSRSPFALSYGQQHRITLASLIALNPQIFLLDEPFSGLEFEFRYRMLDILKDYGDQRGCTVILTSHDPLVDPAWADRSYFMEAGKLTEDSMT
- a CDS encoding energy transducer TonB — translated: MNRGPAISGNELLRDKPLVSIIVDYRSEMNESIFSEVKIIPGNRSVWMKYIAIALAIHASVLCIPLSKRVPETANERAIDVIVMSPEAAPPPMLSFTSKRLPGAPGPEKSAPMPGKKTSIPGLTKPGEMEKKKEPGPAGPGNVADEQVIAQAVDSHGQADGKGVAVAGLNLGGDKIGFGSGGTGTGTGSGGGGGGGEGGPWSGRFGTADGPRFLHHEIPEYPFSARKRGKEGKVVVIVTIDEKGKLIKSEVVEATDKIFVQPVMEALKRSTFLPAKRNGVPIACRAALPVLFAMQD